The sequence CGAGGCTCTCCGCCCCGACGACGACGTTGCTCGACAGCGCGTCGGCGATCTGCAGGGTGACCAGCGGGACGCTGCTGCCGACCAGCGCCTTGGCGGTCGCGTACGCGGCGAAGGCCGAGGCGAACAGCAGCATCGTCGCGCCGAGCACGGGGGGCGCCAGCACGGGACCCCCGACGTACCGCCAGTACTGCCAGCCGCTGGCGCCCAGGTTGTCCGCGGCCTCCCGCCACTGCGGCCGCAGGGCCTCCAGGGCCGGGATGATGATGAGCACCATCAGCGGGATCAGGAAGTACAGGTAGACCAGCGCCAGCCCGGTCATCGAGTACAGCGAGAACCCGCCCAGCCCGATGCCGAAGGTGTCCTGGAGCAGCGCGGTGACCACGCCGGCGTTGCCGATGGTGGCCAGGAAGGCGAAGGCGAGCGGGATGCCGCCGAAGTTGGCCAGCACCCCGGAGGCGGTGAGGACCAGACGGCGCAGCAGCCGGCCGCGGCGGGACCGCAGGATGGCCACGGCCAGCGCCAGGCCCAGGACGGCGCCGAGCACCGCGGTGATCAGCGACAGCTGGAGGCTGCCCAGGTAGGCCCGCCGGTAGGCGCCGTCGGTGACCGCGGTGATGGAGTCGGTCGACCACGTCTCCTCGAACGTCACCGGATCGGTCGCCCGGAACGCCTCGACGGCGAGCACGCCGATGGGCAGCAGCAGGAAGACGGCGACGTAGAGCAGGAACGGGAGGGTCCCGAGGACGGTCAGCGCGCCACCGCGCCGGCCCCTGCGACGAGGGGCCGGCGCGGTGCGCTCCGGTGCGGTCGTACTCAGCCGGAGATCTCCGCGTTCCAGCGCTCCGCCACGACCTGCTGGGCGGCGCTCTCCTGCTCCTGGGTCGGGAAGTCGGCCGTGCCCTCGACCTCGGGCAGCGCCGACAGCGCGTCGGCGTCGGCCGTACCCGCCTCCTCCATCGCGGGCAGGCGGACCGGGCGGGCACCACCGTTGAGCCAGATGTTCTGGCCCTCGTCGCTGTAGAGGAACTCCTCCCAGAGCCGGGCGG is a genomic window of Blastococcus sp. HT6-30 containing:
- a CDS encoding ABC transporter permease subunit; the protein is MLAVEAFRATDPVTFEETWSTDSITAVTDGAYRRAYLGSLQLSLITAVLGAVLGLALAVAILRSRRGRLLRRLVLTASGVLANFGGIPLAFAFLATIGNAGVVTALLQDTFGIGLGGFSLYSMTGLALVYLYFLIPLMVLIIIPALEALRPQWREAADNLGASGWQYWRYVGGPVLAPPVLGATMLLFASAFAAYATAKALVGSSVPLVTLQIADALSSNVVVGAESLGKALALGMVVVVGLVMIFYAWVQRRTQRWLA